A stretch of Parvimonas micra DNA encodes these proteins:
- a CDS encoding type B 50S ribosomal protein L31 codes for MKKGIHPEYNKVVFMDTTSGYKFICGSTKTSNETIEMEDGNTYPLIKIEISSDSHPFYTGRQRFVEKGGRIEKFKKRYNMD; via the coding sequence ATGAAAAAGGGAATACATCCAGAATATAATAAAGTAGTTTTTATGGATACAACAAGTGGATATAAATTCATCTGTGGGTCAACAAAAACTTCAAATGAAACAATAGAAATGGAAGATGGTAACACTTATCCATTAATTAAAATCGAAATCAGTTCTGACTCTCACCCATTCTACACAGGTCGTCAAAGATTTGTTGAAAAAGGTGGTAGAATTGAAAAATTCAAAAAAAGATACAATATGGACTAG
- a CDS encoding M18 family aminopeptidase, whose translation MNDIKISKELLTFIDSSKSMFHTVDTMKKYFDKAGYTFLPENEKWNIKKGGNYYTTRNNSSILAFQVGKELSDYHFQITAAHSDSPTYKVKAVPEMDAPGEHLKLNVEGYGGMIDSTWFDRPLSLAGRVLVREKGKIVNKLFYIDKDILMIPNVAIHLNREINNGYAYNKQIDLLPLFSAGELKKGDFDKMVADELGVKVQDVVAKDLFLVNRQRQCIWGYKDEFVSTPKLDDLQCAFTSMKAFLEAKNPKAINVCAVFDNEEVGSNTKQGAMSTFMKDALKRINASLGFGTDEYHQAVAKSFLVSCDNAHAVHPNHPELYDPTNRTFMNKGIVIKEAANQKYTTDAFSRAVFLEICKKVKVPTQFFANRSDKVGGSTLGNLSNIQVSLHALDIGVAQLGMHSSFETCGIKDTGYMVTALKEFFSTNIKIDGSDGVIFE comes from the coding sequence ATGAATGATATTAAAATTTCAAAAGAATTATTAACTTTTATTGATTCAAGTAAAAGTATGTTTCATACTGTTGATACAATGAAAAAATATTTTGACAAAGCTGGATATACATTTTTACCAGAAAATGAAAAATGGAATATCAAAAAAGGTGGAAATTATTACACTACAAGAAATAATTCAAGTATATTAGCTTTTCAAGTAGGAAAAGAACTTAGTGACTATCATTTCCAAATAACTGCTGCTCACAGTGATTCTCCAACATATAAAGTAAAAGCAGTTCCAGAAATGGACGCACCAGGAGAACATTTAAAATTAAATGTTGAAGGTTATGGTGGAATGATTGACTCAACTTGGTTTGATAGACCTTTAAGTCTAGCTGGTAGAGTTTTGGTTAGAGAAAAAGGAAAAATAGTAAATAAATTATTCTATATTGATAAAGATATTTTAATGATACCAAATGTTGCAATCCATTTAAACAGAGAAATAAACAATGGATATGCTTACAATAAGCAAATTGATTTATTACCTTTATTTTCTGCTGGAGAATTGAAAAAAGGTGATTTTGACAAAATGGTTGCGGATGAATTGGGTGTTAAAGTTCAAGATGTTGTTGCAAAAGATTTATTCTTAGTAAATCGTCAAAGACAATGTATTTGGGGATATAAAGATGAATTTGTTTCAACACCTAAACTTGATGACTTACAATGTGCATTTACATCAATGAAAGCATTTTTAGAAGCAAAAAATCCAAAAGCAATAAATGTTTGTGCAGTTTTTGATAATGAAGAAGTTGGCTCAAATACAAAACAAGGTGCAATGTCAACATTTATGAAAGATGCTCTAAAGAGAATTAATGCTTCTCTTGGATTTGGAACTGATGAATATCATCAAGCAGTGGCAAAATCTTTCTTAGTAAGTTGTGATAATGCTCATGCTGTTCATCCAAATCATCCTGAACTTTATGATCCAACAAATAGAACTTTTATGAATAAAGGTATCGTTATAAAAGAAGCTGCAAATCAAAAATATACAACAGACGCTTTCAGTAGAGCGGTATTTTTAGAAATTTGTAAAAAAGTAAAGGTTCCTACACAATTCTTTGCAAATAGATCCGATAAAGTTGGTGGTTCAACTCTTGGAAACTTATCAAATATTCAAGTTAGCTTACATGCTCTTGATATTGGGGTTGCTCAACTTGGAATGCACTCAAGTTTTGAAACTTGTGGAATTAAAGATACAGGATATATGGTTACAGCATTAAAAGAATTCTTCTCAACAAATATTAAAATTGATGGTTCTGATGGAGTGATTTTTGAATAA
- a CDS encoding iron-containing alcohol dehydrogenase — translation MKPFIYNIPVKVYFGEGQLSNLGRELSKYGKKVLLTYGGGSIKKIGLYDEVIKEIKGAGLEVFELSGIEPNPRIESVREGARICKEENIDVVLAVGGGSTIDASKFICAGAKVDFDPWNFLDLEKRAKIEDALPLLTILTLSATGSEMDNDGVISNLKTKEKLSNGSMCMLPKVSFLDPKNTYSVSEYQTACGSADILSHILEVYFTTENDLFMLDCVMEGLMKTVIKYAPIAMKDPTNYEARANLMWASSWAINGFINGSKSTAWSCHPMEHELSAFYDITHGHGLAILTPRWMQYCLNDENIYKYVQFGVNVFGIDKNLSDREIAEKAIEKLSEFLFNDLKLQSTLKDVNINDKNFAIMAKKACKGKESIKGFRELTLEDIENIYRMCL, via the coding sequence ATGAAACCATTTATTTACAATATTCCTGTTAAGGTATATTTTGGAGAAGGACAACTTTCTAATCTTGGAAGAGAATTGTCAAAATATGGGAAAAAAGTTTTATTAACTTACGGAGGAGGTTCTATTAAAAAGATAGGACTTTATGATGAGGTTATAAAAGAAATAAAAGGAGCAGGACTTGAAGTTTTTGAACTTTCAGGGATAGAACCTAATCCTAGAATAGAATCTGTTAGAGAGGGTGCTAGAATATGTAAGGAAGAAAATATTGATGTGGTTCTTGCAGTTGGTGGAGGTTCAACGATTGATGCCTCAAAATTTATTTGTGCCGGAGCAAAAGTTGATTTTGACCCATGGAATTTTCTAGATTTAGAAAAAAGAGCAAAAATAGAAGATGCATTGCCTCTTTTAACTATATTAACACTTTCAGCAACCGGTTCTGAAATGGATAATGATGGAGTTATTTCAAACCTTAAAACAAAAGAAAAATTAAGCAATGGTTCAATGTGTATGTTACCAAAAGTTTCATTTCTTGACCCTAAAAATACCTACAGTGTAAGTGAGTATCAAACTGCTTGCGGTTCAGCAGATATTTTGAGTCATATCCTAGAAGTTTATTTTACAACAGAAAATGATTTGTTTATGCTTGATTGTGTTATGGAAGGTCTTATGAAAACAGTTATAAAATATGCTCCGATAGCTATGAAAGACCCTACAAACTATGAAGCTCGTGCTAATTTAATGTGGGCATCTTCCTGGGCAATAAACGGTTTTATAAACGGAAGTAAATCAACTGCTTGGAGCTGTCACCCAATGGAACATGAACTTTCAGCTTTTTATGATATAACTCATGGACATGGACTTGCAATATTAACTCCACGTTGGATGCAATATTGTTTAAATGATGAAAATATATACAAATATGTTCAATTTGGAGTTAATGTTTTTGGCATAGATAAAAATCTTTCTGATAGAGAAATTGCAGAAAAAGCCATTGAAAAACTTTCAGAATTTTTATTTAATGACTTAAAATTACAAAGTACATTAAAAGATGTAAATATTAATGATAAAAATTTTGCTATTATGGCTAAGAAGGCTTGTAAGGGAAAAGAAAGTATAAAAGGCTTTAGAGAATTAACACTTGAAGATATAGAAAATATTTATAGAATGTGCTTGTAA
- a CDS encoding ABC transporter permease, with the protein MCNLFFKYFIKQKKNILFLIIIISFGLIMSSVSKIENKKTNDEYISSKEESLKYHESIVKEAEEKLSQNNLTKEEIEDLTRDREAFSKLLEDDKVKYEASKNYDWKTLYEIYMKFLKPEKTNSFIAMGLNTIDIHPLTIEITYETLKYLKDNNIPSAHPLKLQRTEFDQPRTSEEEETLNLNSKKTLVGTSHRLWDFFTNNLVLIYTFIIVVTFGILFSKLEESQNKTIRFLRTSGASKFRIVSSGLFTGGILTILLGLLIPVMFFGIEFMINGSSSFKYPITTYIVKSDYFSLMSFGYKIVPISNVLIKSLILFLLYGIFVFLVTSTISTFVKSSVKSVILSFGLIATLQMFNKWYNPFSYWRVGKIADGSINILSKTITYSFNKSCKILIIVICILTILLICIALMQDKRENI; encoded by the coding sequence ATGTGTAATTTGTTTTTTAAATATTTTATAAAACAGAAGAAGAATATATTATTTCTTATTATAATTATAAGTTTTGGTCTAATTATGTCCTCCGTTTCAAAAATTGAAAACAAGAAGACTAATGATGAATATATTTCTTCCAAGGAAGAGTCATTAAAATATCATGAATCGATTGTCAAAGAAGCCGAAGAAAAATTATCTCAAAACAATCTTACAAAAGAGGAAATAGAAGATTTAACTAGAGATAGAGAAGCTTTTTCAAAGTTATTAGAAGATGACAAGGTCAAATATGAAGCTAGTAAAAATTATGATTGGAAAACTTTATATGAAATATATATGAAATTTCTTAAACCTGAAAAAACTAATAGTTTTATTGCTATGGGTTTAAATACAATTGATATTCATCCATTAACTATTGAAATAACGTATGAAACCTTAAAATATTTAAAAGACAATAATATTCCTTCAGCTCATCCTTTAAAATTGCAGAGAACAGAGTTTGACCAACCTCGAACTTCAGAAGAAGAGGAAACTTTAAATCTAAATAGTAAAAAAACTCTAGTAGGAACTTCGCATAGATTATGGGACTTTTTTACAAATAATTTAGTATTAATCTATACTTTTATAATTGTAGTAACTTTTGGTATTTTATTTTCAAAACTGGAGGAGAGTCAAAATAAAACTATTAGATTTTTAAGGACATCGGGGGCAAGTAAATTTAGGATTGTATCGTCGGGACTTTTCACAGGTGGAATTTTAACTATTTTGCTTGGACTGTTGATACCTGTAATGTTTTTTGGAATAGAATTTATGATAAATGGTTCATCATCTTTTAAATATCCGATTACAACTTATATTGTAAAAAGTGATTATTTTTCACTTATGAGTTTTGGATATAAGATTGTTCCAATATCTAATGTTTTAATAAAAAGTTTGATTTTGTTCTTGCTCTATGGAATATTTGTTTTCCTTGTTACAAGTACAATTTCAACTTTTGTAAAATCAAGTGTAAAATCTGTTATTTTATCCTTTGGACTTATAGCAACTTTACAGATGTTTAATAAATGGTATAATCCGTTTTCGTACTGGAGAGTTGGAAAGATTGCTGACGGAAGTATAAATATTTTATCTAAAACAATTACTTACAGTTTTAACAAATCTTGTAAAATTTTGATAATTGTAATTTGTATTTTAACAATTTTATTAATTTGTATAGCTCTTATGCAGGATAAAAGGGAAAATATTTAA
- a CDS encoding ABC transporter ATP-binding protein, with protein MDMPSLCIKNLTKRYGENVVLNDLSLELDNAEVWALVAPNGTGKTTLLDCITNLISYQSGQITVNGIDNRDNAIFKKLSYLQDASILFPNLTGLDHLKFVANIQKLPKTRIKEIVSLTKIEKFYKRPVKTYSLGMKQRLLLAIALINNPEVLLLDEPFNGLDPSSQIELRVMLKEISKKGTLVILSTHFLGEISQLTDNLLFIKNKKIVKKIVEDEFLIYAIDTTSNEQSLEILSPFVVSAEIEKDMIICQFKKNSFDDAIKAIQDKGIKLIKIREHINASEQMYQRLFAE; from the coding sequence ATGGATATGCCTAGTTTGTGTATAAAAAATCTTACTAAAAGATATGGAGAGAATGTAGTTTTAAATGATTTATCTTTAGAGCTTGACAATGCAGAGGTTTGGGCTTTGGTCGCACCTAACGGAACGGGAAAAACTACTCTTTTAGATTGTATTACAAATTTGATTAGCTATCAATCAGGACAGATTACTGTAAATGGTATAGACAATAGAGATAATGCTATTTTTAAAAAATTGTCGTATTTGCAAGATGCAAGTATTTTATTTCCAAATTTAACGGGACTTGATCATTTGAAATTTGTAGCAAATATACAAAAATTACCAAAGACTAGAATAAAAGAAATTGTAAGTCTAACTAAGATTGAAAAATTTTATAAAAGACCAGTTAAGACATATTCTTTGGGAATGAAACAGAGATTACTTTTGGCTATTGCTCTTATAAATAATCCTGAAGTTTTATTGCTTGACGAACCATTTAATGGACTTGATCCGAGCAGTCAAATTGAGCTTAGAGTGATGTTAAAGGAAATTTCGAAAAAGGGAACTCTTGTAATTTTATCAACACATTTTTTAGGAGAAATTAGCCAATTAACTGATAATCTTCTATTCATAAAGAATAAAAAAATTGTAAAAAAGATTGTGGAAGATGAATTTTTAATCTATGCTATTGATACTACTTCCAATGAGCAATCTTTAGAAATTTTATCTCCATTTGTAGTAAGTGCTGAAATTGAAAAAGATATGATAATTTGCCAGTTTAAAAAGAATTCTTTTGACGATGCAATTAAGGCAATACAAGATAAAGGCATAAAATTAATTAAAATAAGAGAGCATATAAATGCGTCTGAACAGATGTATCAAAGATTGTTTGCTGAGTAG
- a CDS encoding LacI family DNA-binding transcriptional regulator, which yields MSAPTIKDVAKLAGVSISTVSRVMNESKPVSPESRRKVLDAIKKLDFKPNELARSLVMRKSNMIGVIVKDIGISYMAQIIRGIEEIGRMYNYDILLSSTYGDIEVEHKIIEFMCTKQVEGIIMISEKINPEILFKLKSKKIPFVRLDKFYEYTDEHTVSIDYKSTCNKMTNYLIDEGHESIVFISEDVTSRIGREKLAGFNEAVAQRKVKSALINAKDITVQTGYDMGEEIFKLIKENNSTVVFASEDALAIGFISYCYDNGLKVPQDISVAGFGDDIIASIYRPALTTIEEPYYDMGAISMRKLIKELRNEEKLKDVTILPSRIIERGSVATFTKKDK from the coding sequence ATGTCAGCACCTACTATAAAAGATGTAGCTAAATTAGCAGGAGTTTCAATTTCTACTGTTTCAAGAGTTATGAATGAATCAAAACCTGTTAGTCCAGAATCAAGAAGAAAAGTTTTAGATGCAATAAAAAAATTGGATTTTAAGCCTAATGAATTGGCAAGAAGTCTTGTAATGAGAAAATCAAATATGATTGGGGTAATTGTTAAAGATATTGGTATTTCTTATATGGCTCAAATTATTAGAGGAATTGAAGAAATTGGAAGAATGTACAATTATGATATTTTGCTTTCTAGTACATATGGAGATATTGAAGTAGAGCATAAGATTATCGAATTTATGTGCACTAAACAGGTTGAAGGAATAATTATGATTAGTGAAAAAATTAATCCTGAAATTCTGTTTAAGTTGAAAAGTAAAAAAATTCCTTTTGTAAGACTTGATAAATTTTACGAATATACAGATGAACATACTGTAAGTATAGACTATAAATCAACTTGTAATAAAATGACTAATTATCTTATAGATGAAGGTCATGAAAGTATAGTTTTTATAAGTGAAGATGTTACAAGTAGAATTGGTAGAGAAAAACTTGCAGGATTTAATGAAGCTGTTGCACAAAGAAAAGTAAAATCAGCGCTTATAAATGCAAAAGATATAACAGTTCAAACAGGATATGATATGGGAGAAGAAATTTTCAAACTTATCAAAGAAAATAATTCAACTGTTGTTTTTGCAAGTGAAGATGCTTTAGCTATCGGTTTTATTAGTTATTGTTACGATAATGGTCTTAAAGTTCCACAAGACATTTCAGTTGCAGGGTTTGGTGATGATATAATTGCATCAATTTATAGACCTGCCCTTACAACGATAGAAGAACCATATTATGATATGGGAGCAATCTCTATGAGAAAGTTGATTAAGGAACTTAGAAACGAAGAAAAATTAAAAGATGTTACAATCTTGCCTTCAAGAATAATTGAAAGAGGTTCGGTTGCAACATTCACTAAGAAAGATAAGTAA
- a CDS encoding ABC transporter ATP-binding protein, whose product MKNSKLKFLTSYLLEEKFLFFTGSICTVFRVFLDVYLPTVISSIIDADLVNMENFYSFIVQKALLYLGLNVLLLVFLFFVRICFNKLSCNIAYKIQFSLIRHMQNFKMQYFDSSYAGDLVSRFTTDTNTIKELYQTLLNDLLGFVLNLAMMLTVMFYISPYLLLIVLIYLPLMYMVTKYYGEKLTAVTKTIRKHEGITSSIYNETIKSLPVIQVYGNEDLMIESFERENKEVEKNYIKRTILNALFSWNLIDFTMIFTNAMIILVFTILKINGLGLSVGILYVLIEYNKRILRLFMNFLSQINRYKTALVSCDRIIKIFEIEEEKTTDREIDLEGNIEFKNVGFEYKENVPVLKDVNFKLDKGKSIAFVGATGSGKSTIMNLILGFYENQRGKILFDGQNIKNLSKASYRKQMAVVLQDPYIFTGSIRDNITLKEENITESEVLDAIVKVGGKNLLQKRNNNLDYELAISGSDLSLGEKQIICFARAIVRNPKVLILDEATANIDTETEKIINYGIEVLKQGRSTMIIAHRLSTVKNCDTIVMIENGKVLETGTHDELIALNGKYKTWYEIQSAKGDNNEERVL is encoded by the coding sequence ATGAAAAATAGTAAATTAAAATTTTTAACTTCCTACCTTTTAGAAGAAAAATTCCTGTTTTTTACAGGCTCAATCTGTACTGTATTTAGAGTTTTTCTTGATGTATATTTACCAACTGTAATTTCTTCAATTATAGATGCAGATTTAGTCAATATGGAAAATTTTTATTCTTTTATTGTTCAAAAAGCACTATTATATCTGGGACTTAATGTATTGCTTTTAGTATTTTTATTCTTTGTAAGAATTTGTTTTAATAAACTATCTTGTAATATTGCATATAAAATTCAATTCAGTTTAATAAGACATATGCAAAACTTTAAAATGCAATATTTTGACAGTTCTTATGCCGGAGATTTGGTTTCAAGATTTACAACAGATACTAATACAATTAAAGAGTTATATCAAACTCTTTTAAATGATCTTTTGGGTTTTGTGTTGAATTTGGCAATGATGCTTACTGTTATGTTTTATATCAGTCCATATCTGCTATTAATTGTTTTAATTTATTTACCACTTATGTATATGGTAACTAAATATTACGGAGAAAAACTTACAGCAGTTACTAAAACAATAAGAAAACATGAAGGAATTACAAGCTCAATTTATAATGAAACGATTAAATCATTACCTGTAATTCAAGTCTATGGAAATGAAGATTTGATGATTGAGTCTTTTGAAAGAGAAAATAAAGAAGTTGAAAAGAATTATATTAAGAGGACTATTTTAAATGCTTTATTCTCATGGAATTTAATTGATTTTACTATGATTTTTACAAATGCCATGATAATCTTAGTCTTTACAATTCTAAAAATTAATGGATTGGGATTAAGTGTTGGTATCTTATATGTTTTAATTGAGTATAATAAAAGAATTTTAAGACTTTTTATGAACTTTTTATCACAAATAAATAGATATAAGACAGCACTCGTTTCTTGCGATAGAATAATCAAAATTTTTGAAATAGAAGAAGAAAAAACTACGGATAGAGAAATTGACCTTGAAGGAAATATTGAATTTAAAAATGTAGGCTTTGAGTACAAAGAAAATGTTCCCGTTTTAAAGGATGTCAATTTTAAACTTGACAAAGGAAAGTCAATTGCTTTTGTTGGTGCTACCGGAAGCGGAAAGTCAACTATAATGAATTTGATTTTAGGATTTTATGAAAATCAAAGAGGGAAAATTTTATTTGACGGACAAAATATAAAAAATTTAAGTAAAGCTTCTTACAGAAAACAAATGGCTGTAGTTCTTCAAGATCCATATATTTTCACAGGAAGTATAAGAGATAATATTACTCTTAAAGAAGAAAATATAACTGAAAGTGAAGTTTTAGATGCAATAGTAAAAGTTGGTGGTAAAAATCTTTTACAAAAAAGAAATAACAATTTAGATTATGAACTGGCAATAAGCGGATCAGACTTATCTCTTGGAGAAAAACAAATCATTTGCTTTGCTAGAGCTATTGTTAGAAATCCAAAAGTTTTAATCTTAGATGAAGCAACAGCAAACATCGATACTGAAACGGAAAAAATAATCAACTATGGAATTGAGGTTTTGAAGCAGGGTAGAAGTACGATGATTATTGCACATAGATTGTCCACTGTAAAAAATTGTGATACAATAGTTATGATAGAAAATGGAAAAGTTTTAGAAACAGGTACACATGACGAGCTTATTGCTTTGAATGGAAAATATAAAACTTGGTATGAAATACAATCTGCAAAAGGGGACAATAATGAAGAAAGAGTATTATGA
- a CDS encoding ABC transporter ATP-binding protein: MKEGDRMGIYWAVRDGFKKAKTRFLFGLIFDILSSFILIYIITLSGTIVDLFKSPNFEAVKVYKYVGLMVFLGVVNFFGFMTFSYLAYGSGAKLKMYYKDIIFRKILKKSPDFFQKNTAGDVIGLADNETKYIYDYFTFGILLACDSIVMPLICASYLVFFISWELTVAVMLPFVFTAVITNKISNKVGKVNEEMNLTFGKSSQEILEIIEGIKLIKSYVNEEVRQKNISKIIKYYFDLAFIEVNLWMLSFLSNSFIRSISMVIGLFYGAFLVRNDSITVGKLVTFFGLAEMLAWSFWGLGDCINTYKRALVSINRINLLLDDKTEIENGDRILENFSTMEFKNFSFSYPGEKEVSLKDISFKLNKGETLGIVGKSGSGKSTLVKQILRFYNFDKNRIFINDIPYEDYDITSVRNKFGYVSQENILLSKTVRENILFGSIAESDEKIINVLKKADFYKDIQNLEKGLDTIVGERGLGLSGGQKQRISLARALYRDPEILILDDSFSAIDANTESKIVNSLKENRKNRTNIIISHRISAVEHSDLILVMDNGEIIDRGTHEELISRDSWYKEQFEYQSLDKEEEDEK; the protein is encoded by the coding sequence ATGAAAGAAGGTGATAGAATGGGGATATATTGGGCTGTTCGAGATGGCTTTAAAAAGGCAAAAACTAGATTTTTATTTGGATTAATTTTTGATATTCTTAGTAGTTTCATTTTGATATATATAATTACTCTTTCTGGAACTATTGTAGATTTGTTTAAAAGTCCAAATTTTGAAGCTGTTAAAGTTTATAAATATGTGGGTTTAATGGTTTTTTTAGGAGTAGTAAACTTCTTTGGCTTTATGACTTTTTCATATTTAGCCTATGGATCAGGTGCAAAGCTAAAAATGTATTACAAAGATATAATCTTTAGAAAAATCTTAAAAAAGTCTCCTGACTTTTTTCAAAAAAATACTGCAGGTGATGTAATCGGACTTGCAGATAACGAAACAAAGTATATATACGACTATTTTACTTTTGGAATTCTATTAGCTTGTGATTCTATTGTTATGCCTTTAATATGTGCAAGTTATTTGGTGTTTTTTATTTCTTGGGAGCTTACAGTTGCTGTTATGTTGCCATTTGTTTTTACTGCAGTAATCACAAATAAAATTAGTAATAAAGTAGGAAAAGTTAATGAAGAAATGAATTTGACTTTTGGAAAGTCAAGTCAAGAGATTTTGGAAATAATTGAAGGAATAAAACTTATTAAAAGTTATGTAAATGAGGAAGTAAGACAAAAGAATATTTCTAAAATCATTAAATATTATTTTGACTTAGCTTTTATAGAAGTAAATCTTTGGATGTTATCATTTCTTTCAAACTCCTTTATAAGGTCAATTTCCATGGTTATTGGACTTTTTTATGGAGCGTTTTTAGTAAGAAATGATAGTATTACAGTTGGGAAACTTGTAACATTCTTTGGATTAGCTGAGATGTTGGCTTGGTCTTTTTGGGGACTTGGAGATTGTATAAATACTTATAAAAGAGCTTTAGTTTCTATAAATAGAATAAATCTTTTACTTGATGATAAGACAGAAATAGAAAACGGAGATAGAATTTTAGAGAACTTTTCCACTATGGAATTTAAAAACTTTTCTTTTAGTTATCCCGGAGAAAAAGAAGTTTCACTTAAAGACATCAGTTTTAAGTTAAATAAAGGAGAAACTTTAGGAATAGTTGGAAAAAGTGGAAGTGGAAAGAGTACATTAGTTAAACAGATTTTAAGATTTTATAATTTTGATAAAAATAGGATTTTTATAAATGATATTCCTTATGAAGACTATGATATTACGTCAGTAAGGAATAAATTTGGATATGTAAGTCAAGAGAATATTTTGCTTTCTAAAACTGTCAGAGAAAATATTTTATTTGGAAGTATTGCTGAAAGTGATGAAAAAATTATAAATGTTCTAAAAAAGGCAGATTTTTACAAAGATATACAAAATTTGGAAAAAGGACTGGATACTATTGTCGGAGAACGTGGTCTTGGACTTTCAGGAGGACAAAAGCAAAGAATTTCTCTTGCCAGAGCTTTATATCGGGATCCTGAAATTTTAATTTTAGACGATTCTTTTTCTGCAATTGATGCGAATACTGAAAGTAAAATTGTAAATTCTCTTAAGGAAAATAGAAAAAATAGGACAAATATAATTATTTCTCATAGAATTTCTGCAGTTGAACATTCTGATTTGATTTTAGTTATGGACAATGGAGAAATAATCGACAGAGGTACTCATGAAGAACTTATTTCTAGAGATTCTTGGTATAAGGAACAATTTGAGTATCAAAGTTTGGATAAGGAGGAAGAAGATGAAAAATAG
- a CDS encoding APC family permease yields the protein MEGSEKKISWQSLVFMCFSTLWGFGNVLNGYIYFHGTQVIFSWILMFALYFVPYALMVGELGSTFKDLGGGVTSWIQETTNSKLAYYAGWTYWAVHITYIAGKGSGGLKALSFMIFRDAKAYDSIPTIYVQLATFGVLLLFCYLATRGLSPIKRLATLAGSSMFVLGILFILMMYAAPVINPNGGYLKLNFAWNNLFPKIDLNYLSSLSILVFAVGGIEKISPYVNKIEGDSAKEFPKAMMFATLMVVISAIFGTVAMGLMFDINEINASKEAFDSYAANGAYWAFQKLGQYYGVGDLLLIIYSAANTVGQFSTLLISIDAPLRMLLEDPNASQYIPTRLLKKNEKGAYVNGIALVAILGGAIILAQSFVPGATTVLRQLTRLNGVVMPMRYMWVFVAYFALRYGKEELDRHYRFVKNRGVGLFFGAWCFLVTLACCLLGMYSKDSFEMVLKIITPAVLVALGLILPVLRKREDNK from the coding sequence ATGGAAGGTTCCGAAAAGAAAATTAGTTGGCAGTCCCTTGTATTTATGTGTTTCTCAACACTTTGGGGATTTGGAAATGTTTTAAACGGATATATCTACTTTCATGGTACACAAGTTATATTTTCTTGGATACTAATGTTTGCATTGTATTTTGTTCCGTATGCACTTATGGTTGGAGAACTAGGTTCTACATTTAAAGATTTAGGTGGTGGAGTAACTTCTTGGATTCAAGAAACTACTAACTCTAAATTGGCTTACTATGCAGGTTGGACTTACTGGGCAGTACATATTACTTATATTGCTGGTAAAGGTTCAGGTGGTCTTAAAGCTTTAAGTTTTATGATTTTTAGAGATGCTAAAGCATATGATAGTATTCCTACAATCTATGTTCAATTAGCTACATTTGGTGTATTGCTATTATTCTGTTATTTAGCAACAAGAGGTTTAAGTCCTATTAAGAGATTAGCAACACTTGCAGGTTCAAGTATGTTTGTTTTAGGTATTTTATTTATTCTTATGATGTATGCGGCACCTGTAATTAATCCAAATGGTGGATATTTAAAATTGAATTTCGCTTGGAATAACTTATTCCCTAAGATTGACTTGAACTATTTAAGTAGTTTATCAATTTTAGTATTTGCTGTTGGTGGTATTGAAAAGATTTCACCATATGTAAACAAAATTGAAGGAGATTCTGCAAAAGAATTCCCTAAAGCAATGATGTTTGCAACTTTAATGGTTGTTATTAGTGCTATCTTTGGTACTGTTGCAATGGGACTTATGTTTGATATCAACGAAATTAATGCAAGTAAAGAAGCGTTTGACTCTTATGCAGCAAATGGTGCTTATTGGGCATTCCAAAAATTAGGACAATACTATGGTGTTGGTGATTTATTATTAATCATTTATTCAGCAGCTAATACTGTTGGACAATTCTCAACATTATTAATAAGTATCGATGCTCCTTTAAGAATGTTATTAGAAGACCCTAATGCAAGTCAATACATCCCAACAAGATTGTTAAAGAAGAACGAAAAAGGTGCTTATGTAAATGGTATTGCATTAGTTGCTATACTTGGTGGAGCAATTATATTAGCTCAATCATTTGTTCCAGGAGCAACTACAGTTCTTAGACAACTTACTCGTCTAAACGGTGTAGTAATGCCAATGAGATATATGTGGGTATTCGTTGCTTACTTTGCTCTTAGATATGGTAAAGAAGAACTTGACAGACATTATAGATTTGTTAAAAACAGAGGAGTCGGATTATTCTTTGGTGCTTGGTGTTTCTTAGTAACATTAGCTTGTTGTTTACTTGGAATGTACTCAAAAGACAGCTTTGAAATGGTCTTAAAGATTATAACTCCTGCAGTTTTAGTTGCTTTAGGTTTAATCTTACCAGTTCTTAGAAAAAGAGAAGACAATAAATAA